The Falco rusticolus isolate bFalRus1 chromosome 4, bFalRus1.pri, whole genome shotgun sequence genome includes the window tagACTAGCTAGGGTTATCAGACTAACAAAGCTGGAGTGCCCACCACAAGCTCTAACACCTGAAGGCCCTCTGCAGACAATGGCAGTGCAAGCTTGTGCCTTTTCTGTGATGGGAGTTTTTCCCATATTCTTTCTCTCTATTTCCACTTTTCACATGGAAATTCCATTTCGAGGAGAGCCGCGTTATTTTCGTGCACATTGAGAGGCAGCTCCTGTGCAGACCGGAACACATGTTCGGTGCTAACACAGCTGTAATTTCtttcaggaggaggaggggagcgCTGCAGCTTTCGTGGCCAAGCCCCGGAGCCAGGATGTCAGGGAGAAGCAGGAGTATCTGAGCCAGCTGAAGAACAAGCTGGGAGATCTACTGTAAGTATGGGGGGAAGGGGCTGATGGGGACAGTAGCTCAGGACCGCGCGTGCAGAGGGAACCCCGCAGTGGACGCAGTGTGCGTGGCCAGCGCAGGCCTCCCTGTGCTACAGAGCTGTGCCCGTTGCAGTGAATGCCGAGACCTGGCTGAGCCCGGCTCTGCGGAACACTGCAAGCAGCAGTCCCCGACCCAAAGAACTTTGGCGTGGCAGACAGCGAGCAGAGATCAGTTGTACCACTAATCCCCTTCGGTACAGTGCTCCtctgtcgcgacggagggaagacacagtcaatccatatgagtgatcagcagacttcgtttattgtaccttacagtcaccttttatgccttgttataattagctcatacgtattacaaaagttaagctcattggtgagttgcctaaatatcaagcccatccctagtttctcttctgtagttatctgttcccacctgcaacattcttttcccaccgaaatcttcctgttattgtgtaacaagaacagccaaagacagtgtatttttgctttacttcagataagctgagagcgatacgcatttttgtccagccagctaGACTATGtttatgtgaactttttcagctagccagttatccacactcCTCAGCTGTCCAAAAATAGCAGTAAAATCCTGTACATCTTCAGAGACTGGTTCTGAGGAGTGGGAAGAGCAAATAGGACTGACAACTGGTGCAAATCTGAGAAATAATTCCACCTCAAAACAAGAGGCAATTACTGCATTGAAAAAAAGTCTGGTGTCACACCGAGCACCGAGGAGAACGCCAGAGGTGGGCAGGTGCCTGTGAAGTGAAATCCTGTCCAACGTGGGCACTGAATTAGCAAGAAGTACAGTTCTGTAATAAGGGATATCAATGCACAATAGAGTGAAATTAAGGTCTTCCCAGGTTATCATGAATCTAAGATTTCTTAACTTCCGTTCAGTTTGACGTTTAGCATTCACCAGTCTTTATTGCACATGTGTTTAACAACGGGATACTAGTAGAGGCAGAGATGACTGTATCAAAAGAcatctctgctctgcatttcGGGCAACATGGATTCTCAGTGTGACACAAGTAAGTAAATGTTCTTTTCACATACCACAACGTAATGGTGACTGTGTTGTTTTGGAACAGAGAGGGGAAGGCAGATGATCTGAAGACTGCTTTCTGTGCGACTGATCCTGGTATCGACGATCAGACGCTAGATACCTACGTTGGCCTGCCAGATCAAGAAGATGTGCCTGTGGAAACTGCACTCGAGAGGCTGCTTGCTGGATATGCGAGACGAGTAGGGCCCTCGCCCAGGGAGGGAAGCGCGACAGGCtttggaggggaagaaggagacTTCCAATAATAAGAATAAATGGACTGTTTGATCTACGGGTTTGGGTGCCAAGCCGAGAGTTGGAGTTACTGCGTTAAATACTTCTTCCCATTGCATATGGAGGTACAGCTCGTAAGAGGTGAGACGGTGGGCTAGCTTGAGCTATCGGAAGCACTTTCATCttaagcagcacagcactccGAGACAATTTTACAGCCTCTGCAGAGTCATTTTAGCTCAGCAAGACCTGTGGTGGGAGGCTGCCTGATCCCCAGACAGAGGCTTCACACCCCCGGGGCGCCGAGGCACTTCAGGGTGTCAGGCGCTCTGCTTGGTGACACAAGAGCTGTGCTCCACAGCCATTGCTGGAACCTGAGAAGCCACCGTCAGGCTCCAGGCTGCAGCGTGGCTGCTTTGGCCCTTGGCCCTTACAGTCCCTTGTCTCAAAGAAAGAGGGTTTCAAAGattcctttgcaaaataagGTGCCGGTTGCAAGCAAAAGGTGAGGTCAGCCCACACGAAGTCTGCTATCGTGTCTGTCCCCGAGGAGACTTTTGTCTTGGTGTGGCTGCTGTTGTCCAGTATGAAATCACTCAACAGATGTTCAAGTGCTGCCCCACGAGTAGATTTAACCAAACTCTGAGCTGCAAAAGTCATCCAAGCatagaaaaactgaaatcagtCCCTTGCTTCGAGGAAGGCACCACGTGCCCTTTGGTAACTTTACTCGGTTGTCCCTACTCATAGTGTCCGCTTTGCCCTGCACATAGCCCTCTctagggaggggagggaggattctggaaacaaaaaagactgtaggaaaacagctctgctgtggtcaTGCCTGAATTGCCGAGTAACTGGAGCAAACCTGAGAAGCAaacccctttctttttcttgcgATGTAGGCATATGAAAAGTAGAAAGGGGTAAGCTGAAATCCAAAGACACCTTCCTGATAAAGCACTAGTTTTGTAAACTTGCCAAAACTGATTGCATTTGTAAAGCGGGAAGGCACCATAGCTGGTGTGACACAGCATGTACCACCCAGAGGTACGAGGCCCTGGGGCTTTCTGCCTTAATACTCGAACCTGGTGCCAGGCACTTCCAACACAAGTCACAAAATAGCAGGAAAGGACCTCCACCAAccgggcggctgcagtacccaattatatttcgctagatggcagcagcgctccaccaacagggccggctgcagtacccagTTATATTTtgctagatggcagcagcgctccaccaaccgggcagcgcatgcgcagaaaTGGCTTGACGCCAAAGGGGCGGGACTTCCGGCCTCGTACGTATGGGCTACGCGTACGGCCCCGGAAGGTGGGTTCATTTCCGGCCCGCGCGGCGCGCTGGAGCGGCCGTGGAGGTGCGGAGCCTTCGCCGGGAGCCTGGAAGGCTTTCGGGCCGGGACGTGCGGCGGCGCGCTGGGTGAGCGCTCGGGCTgagggcgggcgggggccggcgggcagcggccgaGTCGGGGGGATGTGGCGGCCCGGCGCTCGGCCGCGGCAGGGAGCGcctggtgccggcggcgggcgggctgaggcaggcgggcggcgcggcccgggaccggcggggctgccgccggtTCTCGTCTCCCCGGCAGGGACGGTGGTCAGCGGGCTCCTCACGGGGCtgcatttttttggttgtggtttgttttttttttgtctcgGAGCTGCGCCGCTACCTCAGCGAGGCGGCGAGTAGCGGCGGTGGGGCGGCCCCGGTGCTCCCTCGTGGCGGCGGGCTGCCCGGGAGAGGGGTCGGCCCGCGGCGCTCTGCCGCCCCCCTCCGCCGCCTccgggctgcccgggcagccgctGCAGCCGCCGCAGCTCTGCgcggggctttgtctttccAGCAGCCGCTGGCCGGTGCCGTGGcagccggctggggctgccggcccccgctGGCCGCAGAGGCTGCCTTGGGGTCTGCTGTAACGCTGTCGCAGGGGGGTGGCTCAGGAGCCTCTTCCCGCCCCTGCGAGCgggcaaaagaaggaaaagaaagccgGCGGCGGACTCCGCCTCCCTATTGTTGATTTCTCTAAAAAGTATTACAAACAGCAAGCGCTTAGCTACTGGGGAGGGTTGGGAGGCAGGAGCTCAGGTGTCTCGCTGGTCCTGTGTCGTGACAGTCAGCTCCTGGGCCAGAGCAGCCGAGGGGAAGAGGCCTTTTGATTTGCTTCCCAGTGAAACGGGgctcatttgttttttgtttgtatct containing:
- the LOC119147461 gene encoding translin-associated factor X-interacting protein 1-like isoform X1 yields the protein MRRNGLTPKGRDFRPRTYGLRVRPRKVGSFPARAARCSGRGRAEPSPGAWKSFGPGRAASRWVRLELYIDKSRGAEPKEEEGSAAAFVAKPRSQDVREKQEYLSQLKNKLGDLLEGKADDLKTAFCATDPGIDDQTLDTYVGLPDQEDVPVETALERLLAGYARRVGPSPREGSATGFGGEEGDFQ
- the LOC119147461 gene encoding translin-associated factor X-interacting protein 1-like isoform X2 → MRRNGLTPKGRDFRPRTYGLRVRPRKVGSFPARAARCSGRGRAEPSPGAWKSFGPGRAASRWEEEGSAAAFVAKPRSQDVREKQEYLSQLKNKLGDLLEGKADDLKTAFCATDPGIDDQTLDTYVGLPDQEDVPVETALERLLAGYARRVGPSPREGSATGFGGEEGDFQ
- the LOC119147461 gene encoding translin-associated factor X-interacting protein 1-like isoform X3 encodes the protein MQPASASWCFGTELRLQASIFCLRKGIARKCADVGGGKVAGEQEEEGSAAAFVAKPRSQDVREKQEYLSQLKNKLGDLLEGKADDLKTAFCATDPGIDDQTLDTYVGLPDQEDVPVETALERLLAGYARRVGPSPREGSATGFGGEEGDFQ